One Algoriphagus sp. Y33 genomic window, TCAGGTTTGCGCCAGAAGTCAACACATATACTTCACCTTCATTTCCCATGCTGAAGGCGTTGGCAGTACCAACTTCATCCTCCAAAACCTCAGCGTTAGCTTCTGAAAAGGCAGGGTCGAATCTTTTCAAAGAACCCCCAGAAGTATAATAAACAGCATCCCCGCTAGGTACTCCAGTAATAGAACGCATATCCATCCTTTCTATTTCCTGCTCGAATTCACCTGATTTCAGGTTATAAACCAGCGTCACACTGCCATTGGTCAGCAAGACGAACAAGCGGTCATTTCCATCTATCCCAGGAACAATTTCCAACCCATAAACAAATTCATAGCCTTGGTATTTTTCAGGAAGGATGTCCCTCTTTTCTCCTGTTTTGGGGTTGATTTCGATAAGGTGTGCTTTAGAACCCACTCCTGCATAAATCATTTCGGTTTTATGATAATAAGCTATGCTCCTCACGTAATTCTCATTTTCAACCAAAGGCCCCTTACCTACATCAGAAAATCCATCGGCAGGATGGTATCTAAACACCCTACATCCGGGGTAAGTAGCCCCAAAAACCTCAGCATCTTTTCCTGCTGTAAGATTCCACAGGTAAGTCTCTCCTTCGAGTGCCACCCCCAGATCAATCACTTCCGCACTTCCCGGCTTATGGGAAAACATCGTACCATCAGCTCCGGGGATATAAAGTGTACCATCTGAAGTCTGGGCCATATCCCAGGCACCATCTGCCTCACCCAAAGGAAGATCTACGAGTAGGTCTTTGGTTTCCACATCATAACCAAGCAGGTGCGCAGGTTCTCCCCTTACCACCGTATAGATCAATTCCCTGCCATTCCCATCCTTTAAAAAAGCACTGCCCTGTATCATTGAGGCAAATAATTGGGGGCCGTGATTATTGAATTGCACTGTATCCACTTGGGCAATCCCTGGGACACCGGAAATCAAAAAAATAAATACCGCCCCAAACTTTATTAGAAATTTCATAAATCTAGTATTTATCGTTGAGTAAAAACTCCCTTACAAATGAGTCATCATTCAGGTCGGGATATTCTTGGTGGACTCGTTGGATTTCTTCCAACTGACCGACAGATAATCGCTCATCTGGATTAAGACAATGTGTGGTCCCAAGTAAGTCTTGCTGTTTAAGCATGGTATGCATACCCGGAATACAGCCATGAAACTGATGGGATGGATCAAACATAGCCGCGTTTACATCCGTAATAGCGACTCCTTTGGAGAGTAGGCTTGCCCAGTCCTCTCCACTCCCTTGGGCCTTGCATTGCTTTACTTCCTCCAAGAGACTGACTGCCTTTTGTGTCCATACTGCCCAATGTCCCAGCAGTCCTCCCACAAAAGCTTTTTTAACCAGCTTTCCGGCAACGGTGAAACGATAGTCGGTCAACAAATCCGCTACGATATTATCATCATTGCCGGTGTACATAGCAATGCTATCTACCCTTGAACTGTTGCATACAGCCCGCATCACATCCAAGGTCTGATACCGGTTGAATGAAGCGCATTTTATCGCTACAACATTGCTGATTTCGGCGAACAGTCTCCAGAAGCCATAACTAAAAACCCTTCCTCCAACTGAAGGCTGCAGGTAAAATCCAAAAACAGGAATCACCGCGGCTACCTCTCTGACCCTATCCAATATTTCCTGTTCTGTCCACCCCTGTAATCCTCCCATACTGAGCAATCCTAATTCATAACCGTTTTCCAAAGCCAGTTTCGCCTCAGATACTGCCTGCAGGGTATCCCCACAGATGCCGGCAATTTTCAGGAAAGGACGACCCAGATTTGCTTCGTCAATCTCTTCTGATGCCCATTTTAGCACTGTTTCGTACAGGTTATGTCTGGGATCCCGTATTTCAAATTGTGTAGAGTGCACGCCTACGGCGATTCCCCCTGCCCCGCTGGCCATATAATACCTGGTTAGTTGCCTTTGCCTTTGCTCATCTATGGACCGGTTTTGGTCCAAAGCGAGTGGATGTGCAGGAATTACGGTTCCATTAAGCAGGTGTTGATACAGTTCTTTCCTTAATTCCTTCATCAAAACTTCCCCCCTCTCTGCTGAAAATGTGTAGGCTTGCCAAACTCATCACCCCCTTGAAGCAACCAATTGGCAGTGATTTCCACCATCTCCCTAGGGGTGGTTTTAGGATAACCGAATAAACGGTGACATTCGGAAGCATTGTTCAGTAATGCTGTACCGACAGGCTCATTGATGAACTTAGGCTCTTTGTTAAAAATTCTTCCAAATTCCGAGGCAATCCAGTGAATGGAAAGGATTTCCGGCCCGGTAACATTCAGCAGTTTTGCAGGTGCCGTGGTGTGTAAGAGGGCTCTTAATGCTATTTCATTGGCATCTTTTTGCCAGATTACATTCACATTAGATGTGCTCAGATCAATTTCCTTTTCGTGAAAAACAGCTTTAGCAATTTCCAGTAAAATACCATACCTAAAGTCCACCGCATAGTTAAGCCTATAGATCAACATGGGGGTCTGGTTTGTTTTTGAGAAGTACTCAAAAACCCTTTCCCTCCCTAAGCAGGACTGGGCATACTCCCCTATGGGCTCAGGTGCAGTATCCTCTGTTGCCCCTCCTGAAGAGAGAGGGACAAATGGCAGCACATTTCCTGATGAAAACACGACCAGTCTGGAATTTTTGAATTTTTCCGAAACCCTTCCCGGTAAATAGGCATTCATTGCCCAGGTAAACCCCTCATTTCCTGTAGTTCCAAACTTATGTCCAGCCAGGTAAATAATATTTTCCACCTGAGGCAAATTCTGCAGCTCACTGTCATTGAGCAGATCACAGGAAATTGTTTCAACGCCTGCCTCCTGTAATGATTTCATTGCACCAGCATCTGAAAACCTGGAAACCCCAAATACACGTTTGCCCAATCCTCCCGCTTTAATGGCATCTTTGGCAAGTTTACCCATGCTTGGCCCCATTTTTCCTCCTATCCCAAGCAACATGATATCCCCTTCTATCCGGGCCATATCTTCAATCAGTGCCTCTGATGGAACAGTCAGTTCTTTTTCTAATTCCTTTAAATTTTTCATTGATATCGGTTTATATTTTCATTCTAGTTCATAAAAAGTGCTTTGAAATTCCAGCTGGCCAAAGCGATCAGCAGCAGCAAGCCAACTGCTCCCGAGACCTTTACAAAAGGGTTATTCACTCGGTCACCCATCATCTTCTTGTCATTGGCTACTACGTACATGGCTCCCCCGATGAAAGGGACAAGAAAAATGGTCACACTTTGGGCAAAAATGATCAGCTCCAGCGGAAGCTTGCCAAAAGCCAACGAGATGCCTGCTCCGCAGACCATGACCAGAGCGATCAATCCCCTGACCTTGCCGGAGCTCAACCCGCTGCCAAATCCAACAGCGTCTCCCAATAGACTACCCCCGACTGTGGCATTTCCAATAAGTGATGAAAATGAAGCTCCGAACAGTCCTGCCAAAAACAAATAAGCCGCAGCTGAACCGAACAGTGGCTCCAGAGCTTTGGACATTTCAGACGCCGAATTGACCTGGATTCCCTGGGGGTACAAGACCGCGGCTGCGCAAATGATCACCACAGCACTCATCAACCCCAACAGGACAATTCCTGTGATACTGGTATTTTTGTCAGTATTTCCTCCTTTGCTCTTGTTTCTCTCCTGGACGAGATAGGTTTGATAAAATGCTCCTACAATTGAAAAGCATGAAGCAACAAAAGCAATCATAATAGCTTCCGAGCCAATAGGAACATTAGGAACCAATCCACTGCCGATGGCTGCAAAATCCGGTTTAATCATTACCACAGTGGTCAGGAATGAAAGTAGCATCAAACCGACCAGACCAATCATCAACTTTTCCAACGTCTTATAAAAACTCCTGAAGAACAGCAAGCTCATCCCGAGGAGATTAAAAACCAAAACCCAAACCCAGCTGGAAGTTCCGGTTGCTTCCGCAACAGCGATCCCCACTCCTATGGAGTTACCTGCCTGAAAGGAGGTAGTTACCAAGAACACTCCCATCCCTATGATGACCCCAACTGTCCTCCCCCACTTTTTTCTTATCTGGGACAGTAAGGTCTCCTGGCTACTCAGACCAATCCTTGCCCCCATATCGGTAAACACCAGCATAAAAAAGATGGCCACCACGACCAACCATAAGGTACTATACCCATATAAGGCACCCAATTTTGAAGTAATGGTCATTTTGCTTGGCCCAAAGACCAAGGCCGCGGTGATGATACCGGGACCAAGACTCTTGAGCCTGCTTATTATTATTTCTACCTGTTTGCTCATCTGTTTTGTTCAATAAAATCCGGATCGATTATTTGCGCATTCTCTGTCCATTCAGCCCTGATATAATTAAGGATATCAGCTACTTGCCTGTTGTCCAAAAACGCAAAGCTTGGCATCTGTTGCACGCTCCCGGATGCTTCTGAACCCTTCAGCACCAGTCCAATCAAAGCGGAAGGGTCTCCTGTGATCAATCGGGAGTCTTTTAAGGAAGGGAATACCTCAGGAATACCACTTCCATCCTCTTTATGGCAGGAAGCA contains:
- a CDS encoding NAD(P)-dependent oxidoreductase — its product is MKNLKELEKELTVPSEALIEDMARIEGDIMLLGIGGKMGPSMGKLAKDAIKAGGLGKRVFGVSRFSDAGAMKSLQEAGVETISCDLLNDSELQNLPQVENIIYLAGHKFGTTGNEGFTWAMNAYLPGRVSEKFKNSRLVVFSSGNVLPFVPLSSGGATEDTAPEPIGEYAQSCLGRERVFEYFSKTNQTPMLIYRLNYAVDFRYGILLEIAKAVFHEKEIDLSTSNVNVIWQKDANEIALRALLHTTAPAKLLNVTGPEILSIHWIASEFGRIFNKEPKFINEPVGTALLNNASECHRLFGYPKTTPREMVEITANWLLQGGDEFGKPTHFQQRGGKF
- a CDS encoding Nramp family divalent metal transporter, translated to MSKQVEIIISRLKSLGPGIITAALVFGPSKMTITSKLGALYGYSTLWLVVVAIFFMLVFTDMGARIGLSSQETLLSQIRKKWGRTVGVIIGMGVFLVTTSFQAGNSIGVGIAVAEATGTSSWVWVLVFNLLGMSLLFFRSFYKTLEKLMIGLVGLMLLSFLTTVVMIKPDFAAIGSGLVPNVPIGSEAIMIAFVASCFSIVGAFYQTYLVQERNKSKGGNTDKNTSITGIVLLGLMSAVVIICAAAVLYPQGIQVNSASEMSKALEPLFGSAAAYLFLAGLFGASFSSLIGNATVGGSLLGDAVGFGSGLSSGKVRGLIALVMVCGAGISLAFGKLPLELIIFAQSVTIFLVPFIGGAMYVVANDKKMMGDRVNNPFVKVSGAVGLLLLIALASWNFKALFMN
- a CDS encoding dihydrodipicolinate synthase family protein; translation: MKELRKELYQHLLNGTVIPAHPLALDQNRSIDEQRQRQLTRYYMASGAGGIAVGVHSTQFEIRDPRHNLYETVLKWASEEIDEANLGRPFLKIAGICGDTLQAVSEAKLALENGYELGLLSMGGLQGWTEQEILDRVREVAAVIPVFGFYLQPSVGGRVFSYGFWRLFAEISNVVAIKCASFNRYQTLDVMRAVCNSSRVDSIAMYTGNDDNIVADLLTDYRFTVAGKLVKKAFVGGLLGHWAVWTQKAVSLLEEVKQCKAQGSGEDWASLLSKGVAITDVNAAMFDPSHQFHGCIPGMHTMLKQQDLLGTTHCLNPDERLSVGQLEEIQRVHQEYPDLNDDSFVREFLLNDKY